Proteins from a single region of Chaetodon trifascialis isolate fChaTrf1 chromosome 10, fChaTrf1.hap1, whole genome shotgun sequence:
- the LOC139338126 gene encoding overexpressed in colon carcinoma 1 protein isoform X2, translated as MCVCVCVCVCIKASLSMLSLHSQLTIALQRGAGLTRGTTKGDPRVTVGDISLTFTLFPLFLTFSHSANVFWGSLLSSSLFSLSVSALLGRWLHRCKMGCGNSSATSTSGGGPAEVSKDVTEDPLAEDEKRRNYGGVYVGLPADLTTVAASQSKSTRKD; from the exons atgtgtgtgtgtgtgtgtgtgtgtgtgtgtataaaagcCTCTCTCTCCATGCTTTCACTTCACTCTCAGCTCACCATTGCAttgcagagaggagcagggctGACGAGGGGCACGACTAAAGGAGATCCCCGTGTTACAGTGGGAGACATTTCTTTGACCTtcactctttttcctctcttcctcactttCTCCCACTCTGCCAATGTGTTTTGGGgttccctcctttcctcctccctcttctccttaAGCGTGTCCGCTCTGCTTGGACGGTGGCTGCATCGATGCAAAATGGGTTGTGGCAATTCCTCAGCCACCAGCACCTCAGGAGGGG GGCCAGCAGAAGTCTCCAAAGATGT GACAGAAGATCCTTTGGCAGAAGATGAGAAAAGAAG gAACTATGGTGGCGTATATGTAGGTCTACCTGCAGACCTGACCACTGTGGCTGCTAGTCAGTCCAAGTCCACACGTAAAG ACTAG
- the LOC139338126 gene encoding overexpressed in colon carcinoma 1 protein isoform X1: protein MGCGNSSATSTSGGGPAEVSKDVTEDPLAEDEKRRNYGGVYVGLPADLTTVAASQSKSTRKGKHLQHCTVCPVFWKTSISP from the exons ATGGGTTGTGGCAATTCCTCAGCCACCAGCACCTCAGGAGGGG GGCCAGCAGAAGTCTCCAAAGATGT GACAGAAGATCCTTTGGCAGAAGATGAGAAAAGAAG gAACTATGGTGGCGTATATGTAGGTCTACCTGCAGACCTGACCACTGTGGCTGCTAGTCAGTCCAAGTCCACACGTAAAGGTAAACATCTACAACACTGTACTGTCTGTCCTGTCTTCTGGAAAACAAGCATCTCTCCATAG